Proteins co-encoded in one Brassica oleracea var. oleracea cultivar TO1000 chromosome C4, BOL, whole genome shotgun sequence genomic window:
- the LOC106340297 gene encoding auxin-responsive protein SAUR32-like, protein MGTGEKALKGFHLLRKQTVKNKDVPKGCLAIKVGSQGEEQQRFVVPVLYFNHPLFMQLLKEAEDEYGFDQKGTITIPCDVAEFRYVQDLIDGERSVNHNHHHRHSGRDQYHHLVGCFRG, encoded by the coding sequence ATGGGGACTGGAGAAAAAGCTCTGAAAGGCTTCCATTTACTTCGCAAACAAACGGTCAAAAACAAAGATGTTCCAAAAGGATGCTTAGCGATCAAAGTTGGATCACAAGGAGAAGAACAACAAAGATTTGTAGTTCCTGTTTTGTATTTTAACCATCCTTTGTTCATGCAGCTCTTGAAAGAAGCAGAAGATGAGTATGGATTCGATCAAAAGGGCACCATCACAATTCCATGCGACGTTGCGGAGTTTCGTTACGTTCAAGACTTGATTGATGGAGAGAGATCGGTTAATCATAACCATCATCATAGACATAGTGGTCGCGACCAGTATCATCATCTTGTTGGATGTTTCAGAGGGTGA
- the LOC106340296 gene encoding NAC domain-containing protein 43-like — MMSESMSISVNGQSQVPPGFRFHPTEEELLQYYLRKKVNSIKIDLDVIRDVDLNKLEPWDIQEMCKIGTTPQNDWYFFSHKDKKYPTGTRTNRATTVGFWKATGRDKIIYSNGRRIGMRKTLVFYKGRAPHGQKSDWIMHEYRLEDNVISPEDVTVHEVVTIIGEASQDEGWVVCRIFKKKNLHKTLNSPIGGASLSGSGDMATTSSSSQFFNDDSFEQFLELMGRSCKEELNLDPLMKLPNLESPKSQTFNNNCHVSSPDTNHVIQISNVIDTRFVSSWSALDRLVASQLNGPSISAVDESHADQDHLALPSLRSPYPSLNRSSSYHDGLSQEHPAELELWNTTTSSLSSSSGPFFHVSNGSG, encoded by the exons ATGATGTCGGAATCTATGAGTATATCAGTGAACGGACAATCTCAAGTGCCTCCTGGGTTTAGGTTTCACCCGACCGAGGAAGAGCTGTTGCAGTATTATCTCCGGAAGAAAGTAAATAGCATCAAGATCGACCTCGACGTTATTCGCGACGTTGATCTCAACAAGCTCGAGCCTTGGGATATTCAAG AGATGTGTAAAATAGGAACAACGCCTCAAAACGACTGGTACTTCTTTAGCCACAAGGACAAAAAATATCCGACGGGGACGAGAACTAACCGAGCTACGACGGTCGGATTTTGGAAAGCAACGGGGCGCGACAAGATCATATATAGTAATGGCCGTAGGATTGGGATGAGAAAGACTCTTGTTTTCTACAAAGGCCGAGCTCCTCATGGCCAAAAATCTGACTGGATCATGCATGAATACAGACTCGAAGACAACGTTATTTCCCCTGAAGATGTCACCGTTCATGAG GTGGTGACTATCATTGGGGAGGCATCACAAGACGAAGGATGGGTGGTGTGTCGTATTTTCAAGAAGAAGAATCTTCACAAAACCCTAAACAGTCCCATCGGAGGAGCTTCCCTGAGTGGCAGCGGAGACATGGCGACGACGTCGTCCTCATCTCAGTTCTTCAACGATGATAGTTTCGAGCAATTCCTAGAACTTATGGGGCGATCTTGTAAAGAAGAGCTAAATCTAGACCCTCTCATGAAACTCCCAAACCTCGAGAGCCCTAAAAGTCAAACATTCAACAACAACTGCCACGTCAGCTCCCCCGACACAAATCATGTTATCCAGATCAGCAACGTGATCGACACTCGCTTCGTTTCTAGCTGGTCCGCTTTAGACCGGCTTGTGGCCTCGCAGCTAAACGGACCCTCGATCTCAGCCGTCGATGAGAGCCACGCGGATCAAGATCACCTCGCTTTACCTTCCCTCCGATCTCCATACCCAAGCCTAAACCGGTCCAGTTCGTACCACGATGGGTTATCGCAGGAACATCCAGCGGAGTTGGAGCTATGGAACACGACAACGTCATCTCTATCATCATCGTCTGGCCCATTTTTCCACGTGTCTAACGGTAGTGGATAA
- the LOC106336736 gene encoding CDPK-related kinase 3 → MGQCYGKVNNQSKQNLGGDEANTTTYVVSGDGSQNQPLTPLRAKNATPARSSNPSPWPSPFPHGSSSPLPPGVSPSPARTSTPRRFFRRPFPPPSPAKHIKASLIKRLGVKPKEGPIPEEGGGESEQSLLDKSFGYGKNFGAKYELGKEVGRGHFGHTCSGRGKKGEVKDHPVAVKIISKAKMTTAIAIEDVRREVKLLKSLSGHKHLIRYYDACEDANNVYIVMELCEGGELLDRILARGGKYPEEDAKAIVVQILNVVSFCHLQGVVHRDLKPENFLFTSSREDSDLKLIDFGLSDFVKPDERLNDIVGSAYYVAPEVLHRSYSLEADIWSIGVITYILLCGSRPFWARTESGIFRTVLRSEPHYDDLPWPTVSPEGKEFVKRLLNKDYRKRMSAVQALTHPWLRDESRAIPLDILIFKLVKAYLHATPLRRAALKALAKALTENELVYLRAQFMLLGPNKDGSISLENFKMALMQNATDAMRESRVPEILNMMESLAYRKMFFEEFCAAAISIHQLEAVESWDEIAAAGFEHFETEGNRGITIEELARELNVGASAYGHLREWVRSSDGKLSFLGFTKFLHGVTLRAAHARPR, encoded by the exons ATGGGGCAATGTTACGGGAAGGTTAATAACCAGAGCAAGCAGAATCTCGGAGGAGACGAAGCTAACACCACTACTTACGTCGTCTCCGGCGACGGGAGCCAGAATCAGCCTCTCACTCCTCTCAGAGCTAAGAACGCTACTCCGGCTAGGTCATCGAATCCGAGCCCATGGCCTAGTCCTTTCCCTCACGGATCCTCGAGTCCTCTCCCTCCCGGCGTCTCCCCTTCTCCGGCGAGGACTTCGACCCCGAGGAGATTCTTCCGGCGGCCTTTCCCTCCGCCGTCTCCGGCGAAACACATTAAGGCGTCGTTGATAAAAAGGCTTGGAGTGAAGCCCAAGGAAGGCCCAATCCCTGAGGAGGGAGGAGGAGAGAGTGAGCAGTCGCTGCTTGATAAGAGCTTTGGGTATGGGAAGAACTTTGGGGCCAAGTATGAGTTGGGGAAAGAAGTGGGGCGAGGGCATTTTGGTCATACTTGTTCTGGTCGTGGGAAGAAGGGTGAGGTTAAGGATCATCCTGTTGCTGTTAAGATCATCTCCAAGGCTAAG ATGACAACAGCAATAGCAATTGAAGACGTTCGGAGGGAGGTGAAGCTGTTGAAATCATTATCTGGACACAAACATCTGATCAGATATTATGATGCATGTGAGGACGCCAATAACGTATACATTGTCATGGA GTTGTGTGAAGGTGGAGAGCTTCTAGACAGAATATTAGCAAG GGGTGGCAAATACCCAGAGGAGGACGCAAAGGCTATTGTCGTACAGATCCTAAACGTGGTTTCGTTTTGTCATCTCCAAGGAGTTGTCCACCGAGACTTAAAGCCAGAG AATTTTCTATTCACATCTAGCCGCGAAGACTCAGACTTGAAGCTTATTGACTTTGGCCTCTCAGACTTTGTCAAACCCG ATGAGAGACTGAATGATATAGTTGGAAGCGCATACTATGTGGCGCCTGAGGTTCTACACAGATCATACAGCCTTGAAGCTGATATATGGAGCATTGGAGTTATTACATATATACTCTTGTGTGGAAGCAGGCCTTTTTGGGCACGCACGGAATCTGGAATCTTCCGCACTGTGCTGAGGAGTGAACCGCACTACGATGACTTGCCTTGGCCAACTGTTTCACCGGAAGGTAAAGAGTTTGTGAAACGTCTTCTCAACAAAGACTATAGGAAACGAATGTCTGCAGTTCAAGCTCTGA CTCATCCATGGTTAAGAGATGAGAGTCGTGCGATTCCTTTAGATATTCTGATCTTTAAGTTGGTCAAAGCCTATTTGCACGCAACACCTCTTCGACGTGCTGCTTTAAAG GCTCTAGCAAAAGCATTGACAGAGAACGAGCTAGTCTATCTTAGAGCACAGTTCATGCTCTTGGGACCAAACAAAGATGGAAGCATCTCCCTCGAAAACTTTAAAATG GCGCTTATGCAGAATGCAACAGACGCAATGAGAGAATCCAGAGTTCCTGAAATTCTCAACATG ATGGAATCTCTAGCGTATAGAAAGATGTTTTTCGAAGAGTTTTGTGCAGCTGCGATAAGCATCCATCAACTAGAAGCTGTTGAATCTTGGGATGAGATTGCAGCCGCTGGTTTTGAGCATTTTGAGACCGAGGGAAACCGAGGGATCACCATCGAGGAGCTAGCAAGG GAACTGAATGTGGGAGCGTCTGCGTACGGGCACTTGAGAGAGTGGGTAAGAAGCAGTGACGGGAAGCTGAGTTTCTTAGGGTTCACTAAGTTCTTGCATGGAGTTACTCTTCGTGCTGCTCACGCAAGACCTCGCTAG
- the LOC106342800 gene encoding rho GTPase-activating protein 3-like, whose translation MTTFSQSKSTGATGFTDSKPTRPGPDMYENIHGDEYKEDHSPTSIDYYDVSTPLSSHGSRSGSGQFTMLDLLAAVLRKSLVMSCTMEGGGDDMAASMDIGWPTEVQHVSHVTFDRFNGFLGLPSELEPEVPPRAPSASVSAFGVSAKSMQCSYDNRGNSVPTILLRMQKRLYTEGGLKAEGIFRINPDNAKEEYVRKQLNSGVVPRGIDVHCLAGLIKAWFRELPTGVLDVLTPEQVMKCNTEEDCSRLVTLLPPVESALLDWAIGLMADVVEYEQFNKMNARNVAMVFAPNMTQMADPLTALIHAVQVMNFLKTLILTNLKEREDAYAKSRGINKQTSDPSEEWGSHDSEILGNNIKPSNNPKFLRVSTLCRLEADNEEEFWNIEKRHDHKDTAETIGTVQRLSKLSKSTKKPLESNKDEGRRGREAWGSRLSSLPW comes from the exons ATGACTACCTTCTCCCAATCCAAGTCCACCGGAGCAACCGGGTTTACGGATTCTAAACCTACCCGGCCCGGCCCTGACATGTACGAGAATATCCACGGCGACGAGTACAAAGAAGATCATAGCCCTACGAGCATAGACTACTACGACGTATCCACGCCGCTGAGCTCACACGGGTCAAGATCCGGGTCTGGACAGTTCACGATGCTCGACCTTCTGGCGGCGGTTCTGAGGAAGTCGCTGGTGATGTCTTGTACCATGGAGGGAGGTGGTGATGACATGGCTGCGTCTATGGATATAGGTTGGCCGACGGAGGTTCAGCACGTGAGTCATGTGACTTTCGACCGGTTTAATGGTTTTCTCGGTCTTCCCTCTGAGCTCGAACCGGAGGTTCCTCCTCGAGCTCCAAGCGCCAG TGTGAGTGCCTTTGGAGTATCAGCGAAGTCGATGCAATGCTCTTACGACAACAGAGGAAATAGCGTCCCAACGATCCTTCTCAGGATGCAGAAACGTCTTTATACCGAAGGAGGTCTTAAA GCTGAAGGAATATTCCGAATAAATCCAGACAATGCCAAAGAAGAGTATGTCCGAAAACAGCTAAACAGCGGTGTAGTACCACGTGGAATCGATGTTCATTGCTTGGCTGGTCTAATAAAG GCCTGGTTTAGGGAGCTACCAACAGGAGTGCTTGATGTGTTGACACCAGAGCAAGTGATGAAATGTAACACAGAAGAAGACTGTAGTAGGCTCGTGACTCTTCTTCCTCCAGTTGAATCTGCACTTCTAGACTGGGCCATCGGTCTAATGGCTGACGTGGTTGAGTATGAACAGTTCAACAAAATGAATGCTCGCAATGTAGCTATGGTTTTCGCTCCAAACATGACCCAA ATGGCAGATCCTTTAACCGCATTGATACACGCAGTACAAGTGATGAACTTTCTCAAGACTTTGATCTTAACGAACCTCAAAGAGAGGGAAGATGCATATGCGAAATCGCGGGGGATCAATAAACAAACATCAGATCCATCAGAAGAATGGGGATCACACGACTCTGAGATATTGGGCAACAATATCAAACCAAGCAACAACCCTAAGTTCTTGAGAGTGTCTACTCTTTGTAGGCTAGAGGCTGACAATGAAGAAGAGTTTTGGAACATTGAGAAGAGACACGATCATAAGGATACAGCTGAAACCATTGGGACTGTTCAGAGGCTGTCTAAGTTAAGCAAATCGACAAAGAAACCTCTTGAAAGTAATAAAGACGAAGGAAGAAGAGGACGAGAAGCTTGGGGCTCACGTCTCTCTTCTTTGCCTTGGTAA
- the LOC106342801 gene encoding uncharacterized protein LOC106342801, with amino-acid sequence MWTVKPAPIPVQFSRGLTGSNSVGYSHPPPRYGDGIHRRNIPRKSQTSESESVGGLGQRILLRSEASNPNKPVPKEKEISGSDVLLAIQRATAQRKRSTADKSKKTKIGGAELSSTAGESTGDNGVDYSNVRSLMIKNDWGHRLHEFEKLLKEFQDMEL; translated from the coding sequence ATGTGGACCGTGAAACCGGCGCCGATCCCGGTTCAGTTTTCCAGGGGACTAACCGGATCAAACTCCGTCGGCTATTCGCATCCTCCGCCGCGTTATGGCGACGGAATTCACCGTCGTAACATCCCGAGGAAATCACAAACATCCGAATCAGAGTCCGTCGGTGGTTTAGGCCAACGAATCCTCCTCCGGTCCGAAGCATCGAACCCGAACAAACCGGTTCCAAAGGAGAAGGAGATTAGTGGGTCAGACGTGCTCTTGGCGATTCAGAGAGCGACAGCTCAGAGAAAGAGATCGACCGCCGATAAAAGCAAGAAGACGAAGATAGGAGGTGCGGAGCTGTCATCCACTGCGGGAGAGTCCACCGGAGATAACGGTGTTGATTACAGTAACGTGAGGTCGTTAATGATCAAGAACGATTGGGGACACAGATTACACGAGTTCGAGAAGCTTCTCAAAGAGTTTCAAGACATGGAGCTTTGA